In Rhinoraja longicauda isolate Sanriku21f chromosome 13, sRhiLon1.1, whole genome shotgun sequence, one genomic interval encodes:
- the LOC144599212 gene encoding beta-arrestin-1-like: MSNPEPQKNPAPSVVVAKMMAPPPEPKNIVFRKTTRDKAIAVYLGKRDFVDHVTHTDPVDGVLVLDTGYIKDRKVFCRLLSSFRYGREDIDVCGLKFRRDLYMYTIQVYPPRSDEKPKPLTKLQECLARKFGDRAYPFCFQFPDYLPCSITLQLGPNEVDKCCGVDFQISAFCAKSSRFDAKIPKRSSVSMVIRKVQYAPDKPIFQPVAKTSRQFLISDKSLHLEVSLNKEIYYHGEPVEVSVEVINHSNETVKKVKVTADQIASVLLYSQGTYSQRVAEQVVIERIRPGSTLKKVYSLYPIVANNREKHGLALDGKIRDKDTNLASTTILKEEMNRKVLGILVSYKVEVKLVISG, encoded by the exons ATGAGCAATCCCGAGCCTCAGAAGAATCCTGCTCCCAGTGTGGTTGTTGCAAAAATGATGGCCCCACCTCCTGAACCCAAAAACATTGTCTTCAGGAAGACTACCCGTGATAAGGCG ATTGCAGTCTACTTGGGCAAGAGAGACTTTGTGGATCATGTCACCCATACAGATCCAGTAG ATGGTGTACTTGTATTGGACACAGGCTATATAAAGGATAGAAAAG TTTTTTGCAGACTGCTCTCATCATTCCGCTACGGACGGGAGGACATTGATGTTTGTGGGTTGAAGTTCAGAAGGGATCTGTATATGtacacaatccaagtctatccacctCGTTCAGACGAAAAGCCTAAACCACTGACCAAGTTGCAAGAATGTTTAGCAAGAAAATTTGGAGACAGAGCTTATCCTTTCTGCTTTcag TTCCCAGACTATCTACCCTGCTCTATAACCTTGCAACTGGGTCCAAATGAAGTCGACAAG TGTTGTGGCGTGGACTTCCAAATCAGTGCGTTCTGTGCAAAATCTTCCAGATTTGACGCAAAAATCCCCAAAAG GAGCTCGGTGTCCATGGTTATCCGTAAGGTGCAGTACGCTCCTGATAAACCGATTTTCCAGCCAGTGGCTAAAACAAGCAGACAGTTCCTCATATCAGACAAATCTCTTCACCTGGAAGTATCACTCAACAAGGAG ATTTATTACCATGGTGAACCAGTTGAAGTGAGTGTTGAGGTGATCAACCATTCCAAcgagacagtgaagaaggtcaaAGTGACAG CTGATCAGATTGCGAGCGTGCTCCTGTATTCACAGGGCACATACAGCCAGCGAGTGGCCGAGCAGGTGGTGAT TGAACGAATCCGTCCAGGTTCTACTCTGAAGAAGGTCTACTCACTCTATCCCATAGTTGCCAACAACCGTGAGAAGCATGGCTTGGCGCTGGATGGAAAAATCAGAGATAAGGACACCAATTTAGCTTCTACTACCAT CTTAAAGGAAGAAATGAATCGGAAGGTTTTGGGAATTCTTGTCTCCTATAAAGTTGAGGTGAAGCTGGTTATTTCTGGGTAA